The Sporomusa termitida genome has a window encoding:
- the acsC gene encoding acetyl-CoA decarbonylase/synthase complex subunit gamma codes for MALTGLDIFKQLPKTNCKDCGSPTCLAFAMAMANGKASLDMCPHATEAAKETLGAATAPPVRTVKVGVGEQEVVMGDETVLFRHDKTFYHPTALAIQISDTLSGAELDAKIEKINGLVMDRVGQKIAIDMVAVTNCSGNAATFKAAVEAVAAKANFALLLVANLEGLEAAVPAVAAKKPLLHAATAENWEKVVALAKANNCPVVVKGDGLDDTAALVEKVAAQYKELVIDFGNKQQAKTLAELINARRLAIKKKFRPFGYPLLACTVATDSKEEIVEAATYVAKYASIVCLKVDEKAQLLPLMAWRMNIYTDPQKPMAVESSKVYEIGNVGPDSPVYVCTNFALTYFAVEGEVAASKIPGYIVAVDTDGASVLTAWAAGKFVAEPIAEFIKNIGIMDKVNHNSIVIPGYVAIISGKLKEKSGLDVIVGPQEAAGIPAFAKARYPHLVK; via the coding sequence ATGGCATTAACAGGTTTGGATATCTTTAAACAACTACCAAAGACAAACTGTAAAGACTGTGGTTCACCTACCTGCCTGGCTTTTGCAATGGCAATGGCTAACGGCAAAGCATCCCTAGATATGTGTCCGCACGCAACGGAGGCGGCGAAAGAAACCCTGGGCGCGGCTACTGCTCCGCCTGTACGCACTGTAAAGGTCGGCGTCGGCGAACAAGAGGTTGTAATGGGCGATGAAACTGTCCTGTTCCGTCATGACAAAACCTTCTATCATCCGACTGCTTTGGCAATTCAGATTTCCGACACCCTGTCCGGTGCGGAACTGGATGCTAAGATTGAAAAAATCAACGGTCTGGTCATGGACCGCGTAGGCCAAAAAATAGCCATTGATATGGTTGCTGTCACCAACTGCTCCGGCAATGCGGCTACTTTTAAAGCTGCCGTTGAAGCTGTTGCTGCCAAAGCTAATTTTGCGCTCCTGCTGGTAGCCAATCTGGAAGGCCTGGAAGCAGCTGTGCCTGCAGTAGCTGCCAAGAAACCGCTGCTCCATGCGGCAACTGCTGAAAACTGGGAAAAGGTCGTAGCTCTGGCCAAAGCCAATAACTGCCCGGTAGTAGTAAAAGGTGACGGCCTTGACGACACAGCCGCCCTGGTTGAAAAAGTGGCTGCCCAATATAAAGAGCTTGTTATTGATTTCGGAAATAAGCAACAGGCGAAAACGTTAGCCGAATTGATTAATGCCCGCCGGCTGGCGATCAAGAAAAAATTCCGGCCTTTCGGCTACCCGCTGCTTGCTTGCACAGTAGCCACCGATTCCAAAGAAGAAATTGTCGAAGCGGCTACTTATGTCGCTAAATATGCCAGTATTGTCTGCTTGAAGGTTGATGAAAAAGCTCAATTGCTGCCTTTGATGGCCTGGCGCATGAATATCTATACAGATCCGCAGAAGCCAATGGCTGTTGAGTCCAGTAAGGTTTATGAAATTGGCAATGTTGGTCCTGACTCGCCTGTGTATGTATGCACAAACTTCGCTCTGACCTATTTTGCTGTTGAAGGTGAAGTGGCAGCAAGTAAAATTCCCGGCTATATCGTAGCTGTTGATACCGACGGTGCTTCAGTTCTTACTGCCTGGGCCGCAGGGAAGTTTGTTGCTGAACCTATTGCTGAATTCATTAAAAATATCGGCATTATGGATAAAGTGAATCATAACAGCATTGTTATTCCCGGTTATGTTGCTATTATCAGTGGTAAACTGAAAGAAAAATCCGGTTTAGACGTAATCGTTGGACCGCAGGAAGCTGCTGGCATTCCGGCTTTTGCCAAAGCACGTTACCCGCACCTTGTGAAATAA
- a CDS encoding ASKHA domain-containing protein, which translates to MNKRFVTFLPAGVKVEVVAGTDLLTAAGKANIEMKAPCGGDGTCGKCTVHIKSGAVKAKRDSHLAAKIAEQGFNLACQTLVQDEDLVVEIPKTSVMSKNQVLVADNKLNSGISEALSNYLLHVWQLKELLLEKQESPLNGYPLNPLCRCIRLTLPAANLQDNRDDLNRLTLALKKETKCTDINISLPIIRNLGETLRAAQFKVTVLVSEVGGKAEIIAVEPGHSQQPLYGIAVDIGTTTVVAYLLDLEKGRVVETAGTHNRQARFGDDVISRIVYAVDEPDGLKTVYQSIIDTINTLITDLLIKQKQIKEADIRVMMAAGNTTMAHLFLGISPKFIRLEPYIPTANFFPVVKAQALGLRVNPDALVFSYPSVASYVGGDIVSGTLFTGMGNEDAPISLLIDIGTNGEMVLGSGDWLVTCSCSAGPAFEGSGITFGMRAMYGAIERVEIDSQTYEASYSTINNGKPIGICGSGLIDCLAKLRRTGIIDRAGKFQTSLPTERIRIGDTGPEYVLVWQEETDIDRDIVISEADVKNLLRAKGAVFAGIRTLLNVVGFELESIENIYVAGGFGNYLNIPDAIAIGLLPDIPIEKYKYVGNTSAKGACMALLSQEAWLEANSLAGKMTYIELSVGNLFMDEFVSSLFIPHTDLTLFPNISL; encoded by the coding sequence ATGAACAAACGGTTCGTAACATTTCTTCCCGCAGGAGTCAAAGTTGAGGTGGTTGCAGGCACTGATCTTCTCACTGCCGCCGGTAAAGCCAATATCGAAATGAAAGCACCTTGCGGCGGCGACGGTACTTGCGGTAAATGCACAGTACACATTAAGAGCGGTGCTGTTAAAGCCAAACGGGACAGCCATTTGGCAGCTAAGATTGCAGAGCAGGGCTTCAATTTAGCCTGCCAGACTTTGGTTCAGGACGAGGATTTGGTGGTAGAGATCCCTAAAACCTCGGTCATGAGCAAAAATCAGGTGCTTGTTGCTGACAATAAGCTTAATAGTGGAATTTCCGAAGCCTTAAGCAACTATTTGCTGCATGTATGGCAGCTTAAAGAATTGTTGCTCGAGAAACAGGAAAGCCCACTGAACGGCTATCCGCTCAACCCGCTCTGCCGGTGTATCAGGCTGACCCTGCCTGCAGCTAACCTGCAGGACAATCGTGACGACCTTAATCGTTTGACTTTGGCTCTTAAGAAAGAAACTAAGTGTACGGATATTAATATTTCCCTCCCGATTATTCGGAATTTGGGAGAAACCCTCAGGGCTGCCCAATTTAAAGTGACTGTACTGGTGTCTGAGGTTGGTGGCAAGGCGGAAATAATTGCTGTTGAGCCAGGCCATAGTCAACAGCCTCTGTATGGTATTGCCGTCGACATCGGTACTACTACCGTAGTGGCCTATCTCCTGGACCTGGAGAAGGGCCGGGTTGTTGAAACTGCAGGTACTCATAACCGGCAAGCCCGTTTTGGTGATGATGTCATCAGCCGTATTGTTTATGCAGTAGATGAGCCTGATGGCTTGAAGACTGTCTATCAATCAATTATTGATACGATAAACACTTTGATTACAGACTTATTGATTAAGCAAAAGCAGATTAAAGAAGCTGATATCCGGGTAATGATGGCCGCCGGTAACACTACCATGGCTCATTTGTTCCTGGGGATTAGCCCCAAATTCATCCGCCTCGAGCCGTATATTCCGACCGCTAACTTCTTTCCTGTGGTTAAGGCGCAGGCATTGGGGCTTAGAGTGAATCCTGATGCCTTGGTGTTCAGCTATCCGTCAGTGGCTAGTTATGTTGGTGGCGATATTGTATCAGGCACTTTGTTTACCGGTATGGGCAATGAGGATGCACCAATCTCCCTGTTGATTGATATTGGAACAAACGGCGAGATGGTCTTAGGTTCCGGTGACTGGCTGGTAACCTGTTCCTGTTCAGCCGGTCCGGCCTTTGAAGGGTCGGGGATAACTTTTGGTATGCGGGCTATGTATGGTGCGATTGAGCGCGTGGAAATAGACTCGCAAACCTATGAGGCATCTTATTCGACGATCAATAACGGCAAACCAATCGGCATCTGCGGTTCCGGGCTGATTGACTGCCTGGCTAAACTTCGGCGTACCGGCATCATTGACAGGGCCGGAAAATTTCAGACCAGTCTGCCGACTGAACGCATCCGCATTGGTGATACCGGGCCGGAATATGTCCTGGTTTGGCAGGAAGAAACGGATATTGACCGTGATATTGTCATTAGTGAAGCCGATGTCAAAAACCTGCTCAGAGCGAAAGGTGCAGTTTTTGCCGGTATTCGCACTTTGCTGAATGTAGTGGGTTTCGAGCTTGAGAGTATTGAAAACATCTATGTGGCCGGCGGCTTCGGTAATTACCTTAATATACCTGATGCAATCGCTATTGGCTTATTACCGGATATACCTATAGAAAAATACAAATATGTTGGCAATACCTCGGCCAAAGGTGCCTGTATGGCCCTGTTATCGCAAGAAGCCTGGCTTGAAGCCAACAGTCTCGCCGGAAAAATGACATATATTGAATTATCGGTTGGTAATCTGTTTATGGATGAATTTGTCTCATCCTTGTTTATTCCACATACTGATTTGACCTTATTTCCCAATATCAGTCTTTGA
- a CDS encoding AAA family ATPase encodes MAKHIAVAGKGGTGKTTFAALLIRYLVKNNKGSILAVDADANANLNEALGMDVDQTISEMITSTKNPKNIPAGMTQETYIEYKLQASLVESDNVDMLVMGGPEGPGCYCFPNNLLKGYMDKLSKNYSYVLMDNEAGLEHISRRVTQDIDYMFVVSDASARSIRSAGRVRQLVDTLKSDVKKIYLIVTKTQSDEDLLTLQGEIDKTGLELIGVIPNDPLVAKYDLLSQPLFDLPDSSVAVQAVNAICKKVEI; translated from the coding sequence ATGGCAAAGCATATAGCAGTGGCAGGGAAAGGCGGTACCGGAAAAACCACATTTGCGGCGTTACTGATTCGGTATCTTGTTAAAAACAATAAAGGCTCCATTTTGGCAGTTGACGCAGATGCCAACGCTAATTTGAATGAAGCGTTGGGTATGGATGTTGACCAAACGATATCGGAAATGATAACAAGTACCAAAAATCCCAAGAACATTCCTGCCGGTATGACCCAGGAAACTTATATTGAATATAAACTCCAAGCTTCATTAGTCGAATCAGACAATGTTGATATGCTCGTGATGGGTGGACCTGAAGGCCCAGGTTGTTATTGTTTTCCTAATAACCTTCTTAAAGGCTATATGGATAAGCTGAGCAAGAACTACAGCTATGTGCTGATGGATAACGAGGCCGGTTTGGAGCATATCAGCCGCCGCGTAACCCAGGATATTGACTATATGTTCGTGGTGAGTGACGCCTCAGCCCGCAGTATTCGTTCGGCCGGACGTGTGCGGCAGCTTGTTGACACACTAAAATCGGACGTGAAAAAAATCTATTTAATCGTTACTAAAACCCAAAGCGATGAGGATCTCCTTACCCTGCAGGGAGAGATTGACAAAACCGGTCTGGAATTAATCGGCGTAATCCCCAATGACCCTTTGGTAGCTAAATATGATTTGCTTAGTCAGCCCCTGTTCGATTTACCAGACAGTTCAGTGGCTGTACAGGCGGTAAACGCCATTTGTAAAAAAGTAGAAATCTAA
- the cdhD gene encoding CO dehydrogenase/acetyl-CoA synthase subunit delta codes for MATNILKERYSGKINTVTLGATKEEGGTRTSTVTVGGETTMPFLHFEGDMPLKPVVAMEIQDINPGWHPVLNEVYADVIDNPVAWAKKCVEAGADLIYLKLAGAHPDNGDKSPEDCAKIVKEVLAAVGVPLIVVGCGEDEKDNAVLPVVAEAAAGENLLIGLAKQDSYKSVAAAAMVHKHKVLAQSPLDINICKQLNILISELGLSAENVLIDPSTAALGYGIEYTYSILERGRLGALAGDKMLSQPVICQVGYEAWRAKEAVATEEDFPNWGNQADRAILWEAMTAAGLLQGGAHIMVLRHPEAVRLFKKNSEELMVKPEI; via the coding sequence ATGGCAACTAATATATTGAAAGAAAGATATTCCGGTAAAATCAATACCGTTACCCTCGGTGCAACCAAAGAAGAGGGCGGCACCCGTACCAGCACCGTAACTGTTGGCGGCGAAACGACAATGCCGTTCCTTCATTTTGAAGGTGACATGCCGTTAAAGCCTGTAGTTGCAATGGAAATTCAGGACATTAATCCTGGCTGGCATCCTGTTCTGAATGAGGTTTATGCCGATGTAATCGACAACCCTGTTGCCTGGGCCAAGAAATGCGTCGAAGCCGGCGCCGACCTGATCTATCTGAAACTGGCCGGTGCCCATCCTGACAATGGCGATAAAAGCCCCGAAGACTGCGCAAAAATCGTTAAGGAAGTACTGGCTGCAGTGGGTGTGCCGCTTATTGTTGTAGGCTGCGGCGAGGATGAAAAGGATAATGCGGTTTTGCCTGTTGTTGCTGAAGCCGCTGCCGGTGAGAACCTGCTTATCGGTTTGGCTAAACAGGACAGCTATAAATCCGTGGCTGCCGCAGCGATGGTGCATAAGCACAAAGTGCTGGCCCAAAGCCCGCTTGATATCAACATTTGCAAACAGCTGAACATCCTTATCTCCGAGCTGGGCCTGTCTGCTGAAAACGTTCTGATTGATCCAAGTACGGCAGCGCTTGGTTATGGTATTGAGTATACCTATTCTATCCTTGAACGCGGCCGCCTGGGCGCTCTGGCCGGCGATAAAATGCTGTCCCAGCCTGTAATCTGTCAGGTTGGCTATGAAGCATGGCGGGCCAAAGAGGCAGTGGCTACCGAAGAAGACTTCCCCAACTGGGGCAACCAGGCTGACCGTGCCATCCTGTGGGAAGCCATGACTGCGGCCGGTTTGTTGCAAGGCGGCGCTCACATTATGGTTCTCCGTCATCCGGAAGCGGTTCGTCTCTTCAAGAAAAATTCGGAAGAATTAATGGTTAAACCTGAAATCTAA